A window of Diospyros lotus cultivar Yz01 chromosome 14, ASM1463336v1, whole genome shotgun sequence contains these coding sequences:
- the LOC127791013 gene encoding uncharacterized protein LOC127791013 codes for MGMLMSMLCLMTTISDIHVYVEEDRELDVVPFRLPYDYASPEPPKATNLKIQGDLKVNNTIIITGTVIGGAEVASVVQWYKTSTTQLDIQDGLEEISMSSTEKEFLLPVGVVGNYIVAKYTPMTYDGKSGEPVFATSEKVVESEINTQNKKVRGKNQNKKVAGLKSGEKLPIIFYNNRAVGENHQFWSRHLGRVVRDRTICPVRVKAWKEIGENEKNHMWEAIKEKFENPDIELYRDHTLEHMNVLWSNWRSSLNTMYVKPCKTVAEALKNKPQSMDKEDWEWLLTKHFLTEDFQKISSQASQNKAKSSMPHRTGSKPHREIIYEMGGKKGNPPDMGKIFFETRKKNGKLVEPEAEEKYDQILETIQADPTISNIEVVEKCFGVQRHSHVFGYGGGIKRKNFKDPSKKKMEELQTKLNDKDEENLILKRRIIEFEDRLQRLESFMQKPSTLDENVQEENVQS; via the exons ATGGGGATGCTGATGTCTATGCTATGTTTAATGACCACAATAAGTGACATCCATGTCTATGTTGAGGAAGATAGAGAATTGGATGTTGTCCCTTTTAGACTGCCATATGATTATGCAAGTCCTG AACCTCCAAAGGCAACAAATTTGAAGATACAAGGTGATCTCAAGGTAAATAATACAATAATCATTACTGGCACTGTTATTGGAGGGGCTGAAGTTGCTAGTGTAGTTCAATGGTATAAGACCTCTACTACACAATTAGATATTCAGGATGGTCTTGAAGAGATCAGCATGTCTAGCACTGAAAAG GAATTCCTATTACCAGTAGGAGTTGTTGGCAATTACATTGTTGCAAAGTATACTCCTATGACTTATGATGGTAAATCAGGTGAACCAGTGTTTGCTACCTCAGAAAAAGTTGTTGAGA GTGAAATTAATACTCAAAACAAGAAAGTTCGAGGAAAAAACCAAAACAAGAAAGTGGCTGGGCTCAAATCTGGGGAAAAGCTtccaattattttctataacaATCGAGCAGTGGGGGAGAACCATCAATTTTGGTCAAGGCACTTGGGAAGAGTTGTGCGTGATCGAACCATTTGTCCTGTACGAGTGAAAGCTTGGAAAGAGATtggggaaaatgaaaaaaatcacaTGTGGGAAGCGATTAAg GAAAAATTTGAGAACCCTGACATAGAGTTGTATCGTGACCACACCTTAGAGCATATGAATGTTTTGTGGTCGAATTGGAGATCAAGTTTAAATACTATGTATGTTAAACCTTGCAAAACTGTAGCTGAGGCTTTGAAAAATAAGCCACAAAGTATGGATAAGGAGGATTGGGAATGGCTTCTAACTAAACACTTTTTAACTGAGGATTTTCAG AAAATAAGCTCTCAAGCCTCTCAAAATAAAGCTAAATCTTCAATGCCTCATCGCACGGGTAGTAAGCCTCATAGAGAAATCATTTATGAAATG GGAGGGAAAAAAGGTAATCCACCTGATATGGgaaagattttttttgaaaCTCGAAAGAAGAATGGAAAGTTGGTTGAGCCTGAAGCTGAAGAAAAATAT GATCAAATTTTAGAGACCATTCAAGCAGATCCAACAATTTCTAATATTGAGGTagttgaaaaatgttttggagtGCAACGTCACAGCCATGTGTTTGGGTATGGCGGTGGAATCAAACGAAAaaactttaaagatcctagcaaaaagaagatggaagagcTTCAAACTAAACTTAATGATAAGGATGAAGAAAATCTCATCCTAAAGAGGCGCATTATAGAGTTTGAAGACAGATTGCAAAGGCTTGAATCTTTTATGCAAAAACCATCTACTCTTGACGAAAATGTTCAGGAG GAAAATGTTCAAAGCTAA
- the LOC127790747 gene encoding uncharacterized protein LOC127790747 — protein MYPIERELYELKQLIRNLACPEGSIAEGYIAKECMTLCSRYFTNIETKFNRLNRNHDAGSQEHKSDLLIFSQLGRALGSGMTRDLHMDEWEQAHLFVLKNCDAVQPFLEEYLQLQARATLQMSNKESDRRFINWFKIRVAALHKHDNRKITEELLSLSRGPSQSVCCFNGYVVNGYRFHVECHDKGFRTQNCGVVVSGDIGSEMGNIDYYGILTEIIELQYLGGRRVVLFRCKWFDVHDKEKGAKVDEYGFTTINCDRLLKTNEPFVLAYQAFQVFYAIDTINKGWQVVVKTQPRDSYDLPLQMDDICDEMDNVSEAYQQGESFNYKEANPISTTIDNEINWARENVEPMAVEVATKRKKRKRRC, from the exons ATGTACCCTATTGAGCGAGAGTTATATGAGTTAAAACAACTCATTCGTAACTTAGCTTGTCCTGAGGGCTCAATTGCAGAGGGTTACATTGCAAAAGAATGTATGACACTTTGCTCAAGATACTTCACTAACATTGAGACAAAGTTCAATCGCCTTAATCGAAATCATGATGCTGGAAGTCAAGAACACAAAagtgatttattaatattttcacaaCTTGGACGTGCATTGGGATCTGGCATGACTCGGGATCTTCACATGGATGAGTGGGAACAAGCTCATCTTTTTGTTCTAAAGAATTGTGATGCAGTTCAACCTTTTTTAGA GGAGTATTTGCAACTCCAAGCTAGAGCAACATTACAAATGTCCAATAAGGAAAGTGATAGAAGGTTTATTAATTGGTTTAAAATTAGA GTTGCAGCGCTACATAAACATGACAATCgtaaaattacagaggaattgcTCTCTTTGTCACGTGGTCCCTCCCAATCAGTTTGTTGCTTCAATGGTTATGTTGTGAATGGGTATAGGTTTCATGTAGAATGTCATGACAAAGGATTTAGAACACAAAATTGTGGGGTGGTTGTGAGTGGTGACATTGGGTCTGAAATGGGAAATATAGATTACTATGGAATCTTAACTGAGATTATTGAGTTGCAGTATCTTGGTGGTAGAAGGGTGGTACTGTTTCGTTGTAAATGGTTTGATGTGCATGATAAGGAAAAGGGGGCCAAAGTAGATGAGTATGGTTtcaccactataaattgtgatCGCTTGTTAAAGACAAATGAGCCATTTGTCTTGGCATACCAAGCATTCCAAGTGTTTTATGCCATTGACACTATCAACAAAGGTTGGCAGGTTGTTGTGAAAACACAACCACGTGATTCTTATGACTTGCCTTTACAAATGGATGACATTTGTGATGAAATGGATAATGTTAGTGAAGCATATCAACAAGGGGAATCATTCAATTATAAAGAGGCAAATCCCATTTCAACTACAATAGACAATGAAATCAATTGGGCAAGGGAAAATGTGGAGCCAATGGCCGTTGAAGTGGcaactaaaagaaagaaaagaaaaagaagatgttAG
- the LOC127791014 gene encoding uncharacterized protein LOC127791014, whose protein sequence is MAPDKQWMNLVNDRLSETYQFGIKEFLRYASKKLGDCEIRCPCVKCNNTYERSHEVVETHITVYGIVQNYTFWYHYGERKGESESESECEGEEDDVLETIGEEEIHGIMRDFFPTLDALNKNRADFGGSSHNAQKEDPNDEAKKFYWLLTDLEQPLYEGSKSSKLSTIIKLLHIKSLGRWSNESFTMLLQILQDELLPDGSTLPNSYYEAKKIIQDLGLSYKKIDACVNNCMLYWKKDEKSDFCSICGASRWKNDNCNGEIKVGRNGKRKPVKILRYFPLKPRLQRLFMSSKIASFMRWHHDKRVDDGVMRHLADSLQWKSFDEMHENFASEPRNVRLGLASDGFQPFAHSKTSYSIWPVFLIPYNLPPWMCMKDSNFILSMIIPGPEGPGDAIDVYLQPLIEELQELWEVGVETFDASVHQNFKMHAALLWTINDFPAYGNLSSWSTKGKLACPCCNKDAFSMRLNNSRKQCFMRHRRYLPINHKWRIDKKSFDGTTEYGLPPKHLTGQDILDQVKDLEGVILSKDASKKTKVSHDNRRDNWNKKSIFFKLPYWSSLLLRHNLDVMHIEKNICDNVLGTIMNIKGKTKDTVKSRLDLEAMNIRPELHPIQKGDKFVLPTATYTLTHEEKHTFCMFSKQLKVPDGFSSNISYCVSIKEHKISGLKSHDCHVLLQHLLPLALRGLLPKSVCEPLFELSLFFKILGAKTLRVEELEQIESQIATTLCKLEMNFPPSFFDVMVHLPIHLALEAKIAGPIQY, encoded by the coding sequence ATGGCACCCGATAAGCAGTGGATGAATCTTGTTAATGATCGACTAAGTGAAACATATCAGTTTGGCATTAAGGAATTTTTAAGATATgcttcaaaaaagttgggagATTGTGAAATTCGATGTCCATGTGTCAAGTGTAATAACACTTATGAAAGAAGTCATGAAGTGGTTGAAACCCATATAACAGTTTATGGCATAGtccaaaattatacattttggtatcattATGGAGAAAGGAAAGGTGAATCTGAATCTGAATCTGAATGCGAGGGTGAAGAAGATGATGTATTAGAAACCataggagaggaagagattCATGGGATTATGAGGGACTTCTTTCCTACTTTAGATGCTTTGAACAAAAATAGAGCAGATTTTGGTGGCTCAAGCCATAATGCGCAAAAAGAGGATCCTAATGATGAAGCAAAGAAATTTTATTGGCTATTGACAGATTTGGAGCAACCATTATATGAAGGTTCTAAGAGTTCAAAATTATCTACTATAATCAAGCTATTACATATCAAGAGCCTTGGTCGCTGGAGTAATGAGTCATTTACTATGTTATTACAAATATTACAAGATGAATTACTCCCTGATGGTTCGACTTTGCCAAATTCATATTATGAGGCAAAGAAGATTATCCAAGATCTTGGACTCTCGTACAAGAAGATAGATGCATGTGTCAATAATTGTATGTTATATTGGAAGAAAGATGAGAAGTCTGACTTTTGTAGTATATGTGGAGCTTCAAGATGGAAAAATGATAATTGTAATGGAGAAATCAAAGTTGGAAGGAATGGCAAAAGAAAACCCGTAAAAATATTACGGTACTTCCCTTTAAAGCCGAGGCTTCAAAGGCTATTCATGTCCAGTAAGATAGCGTCCTTTATGAGATGGCACCATGACAAAAGAGTAGATGATGGAGTAATGAGGCATCTAGCTGATTCTTTACAGTGGAAATCTTTTGATGAAATGCATGAAAATTTTGCTTCAGAGCCTCGTAATGTGAGACTTGGTCTTGCAAGTGATGGGTTCCAACCATTTGCACATTCCAAAACTTCATATAGTATTTGGCCAGTATTTCTTATTCCATACAATTTACCTCCTTGGATGTGCATGAAAGACTCTAATTTCATTCTGTCAATGATCATACCGGGTCCTGAGGGACCAGGGGATGCTATTGATGTCTATCTCCAACCTTTAATAGAAGAATTACAAGAGCTGTGGGAAGTAGGAGTTGAAACATTTGATGCATCAGTTCACCAGAATTTCAAGATGCATGCAGCTTTACTATGGACCAttaatgattttcctgcatatggaAACTTGTCAAGTTGGAGCACTAAGGGTAAATTAGCTTGTCCTTGTTGTAACAAGGATGCCTTTTCTATGAGGTTAAACAATAGCAGAAAGCAATGTTTCATGCGCCATCGTCGTTATCTTCCAATAAATCACAAATGGCGCATTGACAAGAAATCATTTGATGGCACGACAGAGTATGGATTACCACCAAAACATCTTACTGGTCAGGACATTCTAGATCAGGTGAAAGATCTTGAAGGGGTCATTTTATCTAAAGATGCTAGTAAAAAGACCAAAGTCTCACATGATAATAGAAGGGATAATTGGAATAAGAAAAGCATTTTTTTCAAACTTCCATACTGGAGTAGTCTTTTGTTGCGGCATAATTTGGATGTGATGCATATCGAGAAGAACATATGTGATAATGTGCTTGGAACAATTATGAACATTAAAGGGAAGACCAAAGATACTGTTAAGTCTCGTCTTGATTTGGAAGCAATGAATATTAGACCAGAGTTGCACCCAATACAAAAAGGAGATAAGTTTGTGTTGCCAACTGCTACTTACACATTAACTCATGAAGAAAAGCATACATTTTGTATGTTTTCAAAGCAATTAAAAGTGCCAGATGGGTTTTCATCTAACATTTCATATTGTGTTAGTATTAAAGAACATAAGATTTCAGGtttgaagagtcatgattgtcatgttctccTACAACACTTACTTCCTCTTGCATTACGTGGTCTTCTTCCCAAATCAGTATGTGAACCATTATTTGAattgtctttgtttttcaaaattttgggtgCAAAGACTTTACGGGTGGAGGAGTTGGAGCAAATTGAATCTCAAATTGCCACAACTCTTTGTAAATTGGAAATGAACTTTCCCCCTTCATTTTTTGATGTGATGGTCCATTTGCCTATTCATTTAGCCCTTGAAGCCAAAATTGCCGGACCTATCCAATATTGA